In one window of Macrobrachium nipponense isolate FS-2020 chromosome 2, ASM1510439v2, whole genome shotgun sequence DNA:
- the LOC135220641 gene encoding phenoloxidase-activating factor 2-like isoform X1, with protein sequence MRLLVSLLAFAAIFADVHCQNDEATRLGLISGDIGVPPVPGGQFGNPQNTNSPDCFCLPVNQACPNQPIASLLRIANRPQGGVCVDTEQKLCCPGSGNIPTPGGGRPIPVVPNPVQVGGSCGISSPISLGRSNFAEADFGEYPWMAVVLGLNNNYLGGGVLISPEWVLTAAHKISTNQIKVRLGEHDVKSPQDHPQLSHLEVPVDRVVVHPQYNARSLANDIALLHLGQPVNTNAFPHIRTACLPEQGQLFFTTTQSCWVSGFGKDAFTTGGSFQNILKEVDVPMVDPFVCQAKLQRSRLGSEFRLDTNSFICAGGVAGKDACTGDGGAPLVCPTQKGWTVVGLVAWGIGCATGEMPGVYVNVPNYVNFIRQHVRV encoded by the exons ATTGTTGGTTTCTTTGTTGGCGTTCGCCGCTATCTTCGCGGATGTTCACTGCCAAAATGATGAAGCAACACGACTAGGCCTCATTTCTGGTGATATTGGAGTGCCTCCCGTGCCCGGTGGCCAGTTTG GAAACCCACAGAACACGAATTCTCCCGACTGCTTCTGTCTGCCAGTCAACCAGGCTTGCCCCAACCAGCCAATTGCTTCTCTTCTCAGAATTGCCAACAGA CCTCAGGGAGGAGTTTGCGTGGATACCGAGCAGAAGCTTTGCTGTCCTGGATCTGGAAACATCCCCACACCTGGCGGGGGCAGGCCGATCCCAGTGGTGCCGAACCCCGTTCAGGTTGGGGGATCGTGTGGCATCTCTAGTCCCATCTCACTAGGCCGTTCCAACTTTGCTGAG GCAGACTTTGGTGAGTACCCATGGATGGCAGTCGTCTTAGGTCTGAACAACAACTATCTGGGTGGAGGTGTCCTCATTTCCCCTGAATGGGTTCTTACAGCTGCTCACAAGATCAGCACAAATCA gataaaagtgagactggGTGAGCACGACGTGAAAAGCCCACAGGATCATCCACAGTTATCTCACCTGGAAGTCCCCGTAGACCGCGTTGTCGTGCATCCACAGTACAACGCCAGGTCCCTCGCCAACGACATCGCTTTACTGCATCTGGGCCAGCCAGTCAATACGAACGCATTCCCACATATCAGAACTGCCTGCCTTCCTGAACAAGGCCAACTCTTCTTCACTACAACCCAGAG ttgtTGGGTCAGCGGATTTGGTAAGGATGCCTTTACCACTGGCGGATCCTTCCAAAATATTCTGAAGGAGGTTGACGTGCCTATGGTTGATCCTTTTGTGTGCCAGGCTAAGCTTCAGAGGTCTCGCCTAGGCTCCGAATTCAGACTGGACACGAATTCTTTCATCTGCGCCGGAGGAGTTGCTGGCAAAGACGCCTGCACG GGTGACGGTGGAGCACCTCTCGTGTGCCCTACCCAAAAGGGTTGGACTGTCGTTGGACTCGTTGCCTGGGGCATCGGTTGCGCCACTGGCGAGATGCCAGGTGTTTATGTCAATGTGCCCAATTACGTCAATTTCATTCGCCAACACGTCAG GGTTTAA
- the LOC135220641 gene encoding phenoloxidase-activating factor 2-like isoform X2, producing MRLLVSLLAFAAIFADVHCQNDEATRLGLISGDIGVPPVPGGQFGNPQNTNSPDCFCLPVNQACPNQPIASLLRIANRPQGGVCVDTEQKLCCPGSGNIPTPGGGRPIPVVPNPVQVGGSCGISSPISLGRSNFAEADFGEYPWMAVVLGLNNNYLGGGVLISPEWVLTAAHKISTNQIKVRLGEHDVKSPQDHPQLSHLEVPVDRVVVHPQYNARSLANDIALLHLGQPVNTNAFPHIRTACLPEQGQLFFTTTQSCWVSGFGKDAFTTGGSFQNILKEVDVPMVDPFVCQAKLQRSRLGSEFRLDTNSFICAGGVAGKDACTGDGGAPLVCPTQKGWTVVGLVAWGIGCATGEMPGVYVNVPNYVNFIRQHVR from the exons ATTGTTGGTTTCTTTGTTGGCGTTCGCCGCTATCTTCGCGGATGTTCACTGCCAAAATGATGAAGCAACACGACTAGGCCTCATTTCTGGTGATATTGGAGTGCCTCCCGTGCCCGGTGGCCAGTTTG GAAACCCACAGAACACGAATTCTCCCGACTGCTTCTGTCTGCCAGTCAACCAGGCTTGCCCCAACCAGCCAATTGCTTCTCTTCTCAGAATTGCCAACAGA CCTCAGGGAGGAGTTTGCGTGGATACCGAGCAGAAGCTTTGCTGTCCTGGATCTGGAAACATCCCCACACCTGGCGGGGGCAGGCCGATCCCAGTGGTGCCGAACCCCGTTCAGGTTGGGGGATCGTGTGGCATCTCTAGTCCCATCTCACTAGGCCGTTCCAACTTTGCTGAG GCAGACTTTGGTGAGTACCCATGGATGGCAGTCGTCTTAGGTCTGAACAACAACTATCTGGGTGGAGGTGTCCTCATTTCCCCTGAATGGGTTCTTACAGCTGCTCACAAGATCAGCACAAATCA gataaaagtgagactggGTGAGCACGACGTGAAAAGCCCACAGGATCATCCACAGTTATCTCACCTGGAAGTCCCCGTAGACCGCGTTGTCGTGCATCCACAGTACAACGCCAGGTCCCTCGCCAACGACATCGCTTTACTGCATCTGGGCCAGCCAGTCAATACGAACGCATTCCCACATATCAGAACTGCCTGCCTTCCTGAACAAGGCCAACTCTTCTTCACTACAACCCAGAG ttgtTGGGTCAGCGGATTTGGTAAGGATGCCTTTACCACTGGCGGATCCTTCCAAAATATTCTGAAGGAGGTTGACGTGCCTATGGTTGATCCTTTTGTGTGCCAGGCTAAGCTTCAGAGGTCTCGCCTAGGCTCCGAATTCAGACTGGACACGAATTCTTTCATCTGCGCCGGAGGAGTTGCTGGCAAAGACGCCTGCACG GGTGACGGTGGAGCACCTCTCGTGTGCCCTACCCAAAAGGGTTGGACTGTCGTTGGACTCGTTGCCTGGGGCATCGGTTGCGCCACTGGCGAGATGCCAGGTGTTTATGTCAATGTGCCCAATTACGTCAATTTCATTCGCCAACACGTCAGGTAA